One Glycine max cultivar Williams 82 chromosome 8, Glycine_max_v4.0, whole genome shotgun sequence genomic window, attataacaatctCCAACTAATTTAATGACGCTTtatatgaaatttgaaaaataacaatTCCTTCCATTACAAGGAAAAAAGAGTTTAACAATTAGATATTAACAAagtcaaaaaaaagaaaattgattatctaataattataaAGTTAATGAAATATAACgcaaaaaaggtaaaattatcattaattttataatttttaaaaagtaggaGATAAAAACTGATTATATAATAACTGAATTTGATAAAATGTATTGAGATaagatttcttaaaaaaaaatactattgattttataattttaaaaaaatattgttgagagataaaaactaattacataataatttaaattttaaaaatataatattcagtTTCAAATTAGATTTActtacttaataaaaaaactaaatttctgtaaaataaataaactttagAGGCAAAAACAACTTCATTAAAAACACTGGTCCATAAGCTAAGCCTGAGAACACTACAAAGTATTGAAACTGCACCAGCTAGTAGCATCCCCTTGGGCAAACAATCAACACagtgtaattaaaaattattacacattaCAATCCCGCACACACCATTTTGCCGGATCCATGCTCAAGTCCCTGAACGATCATCAATTCCGAGATATTAAATCTACTGGCATCCTATATAAATTAgtgatgttttttcttttgtctttactGGTTGGGAGTAGAATGTTTGACTATTTAAAGGAAGAAATAATTGATGACGAATCTGCACTATGTTAATATATCAGTGGTAACCCACTACAGTGTCTAAGGAGAGTGGAGTGTGGAAGAGTTCTGCATGTTTACATTCATAATAATTCCTATGCTCGTATGCTTGAATGCATATTATATGGAATGGGCATAAATAAAGACTATTCTTACATTTCTTATTCTGTTTAATGGATGCAGATTCTTTCATATTCCACATACATGGATAATTCTTGGACTAGTCTTGCGATATCCATTTTATCACAGGTAGATATTACATAAACTGATTTAAGGATTGTGACTCTGCAttctatttttctcctttttgtaGTAAATTTATGGTTCATGATAACCCTTTAAGCACTCTATTCCTAAGGCAGAATAGGTTCTCATTGGTAGTTTAGTAAGCTTTATACTGCtccattcaatttttttgagCCTTGTGAAGttcaagtttcaattttttccttACAGGTTGCACAGAATTGTCCACAAGAAATTTTCAATAGTGAAAATTTTGCTTTGATAACAATCGAACTTTGTTTGGACTACTTTTTTAAAGTGTTTCGGAGGTATTTAATTTCCAGTGACTGATGATTTAATGCAGTCTCAATTATTTGATGGACATTTTGCATTGGATATATATACTATGCTAAAGAGTTCCTGTATATCTGTTGTATAGTACCGACACAATTACAGTTACTCATCCAAACTCTGAAGTAAATGTGATACAAACACTATGTAGCACAACAAAGGCAATCATTAATCGTATTGAGACCAAGGTGTGTCTGTTGCCTATGATACTGGATAACTTATTTCTGTCTTTGCCATTGTCTTTTTGTCAAACATCTATAATTATGAATTCATGGAAGTACTTGTGCAATATTTTATTGCAAATTggtcttttaatatatttgttgtaAACAATGATCTTCATTGATGATTTGTTCTTATGATTATTATAGATGCATAAGAATCCCAAATCAGTGGTCCTGGCATTAGTTTTACTTGGCTACAAGTGCATTAGGGAGGCTTCAACTGAGGTGTGCTTATCAGAAACCATTGACATGGTTAACTGTACAAGTCCTTTATTAAAGAGAATCATTGATGGTAAGCCAATTTATTTGGAGCTAGTTTGGTGACTTTGGTCCATATTCATGCATGCCTCCATGTGAATCATTAGTTTGAATGTCAATATTTGACATGTATTTCCTCATTGTTTGCTCATGCATTTTTACTAGTTTTAGTTTAATGGAAAAAAAGTTACAATCTTTGTCAAGAAAATGATTTGAGTCCCTTGAGTTTCGAGAGCTGTATCTTGGCAACAAGCTATTCAATATAGGTGATAAGAATCGATTTTGATTCGTTCAACAGCACAACTGATGAATCTTTTACCCAACTTTGTTTTGTAGATGAGGCCGAGCCTGATGATAGCGTGTTCCCTCTAAGAGATATGTTTAGAACTTGTCTGAGTGTAGTTGCTGCTCTGACTAAGGATTGCATTGAGGGATTTCATTTGCAGGAGGTTAAAAGTTTCAACCAACGCAGGCTAATACACACAAAGCTTGCATTTTCTCTTGAACAAATTATATCCATTTCTACACTAGCTCTTGAAAGTAAATATGCCAAAGATTGTGAAGCAAGGAACTCCATCTGTGTTGGTGCAGTGAGATATTGCATTCAATGTTTTCATACTGTACTTAGTGATTCAAATATGCAGGTAAATGAGTATGTAAGAAATATCACACACGCCATGACTGTTTCCCAGAAAGAAATACAAATGACAACTTTCTTCTTAACAGGTTCAAGTAATAGGATTGCAATTTCTTAAAGCCAGGATTCAAAGAGGTGTAAATACAGAAGATAACTCTTTTATAATGTTTCTTGTTGGGGAGCTaattgctgatattttcactttGATCCAAAAAATGTTGAAGGTATAGGCAATGCTTGCATATGTTTTTCCCTTAGTGCAATTAATACTGTCATCAGTTCCTGTTAATAGTGAACTTTGCAATTCACGGTGTAGCTAAAGGATTCTATATTTGTATTGATAACAGAATACCATAACAAGAGAATCTGTAACCATTGCTAGTGAATGCTTGAGTCTCCTGGTGCTGTTACAAACCTTGTCAAAAGGTGATGACTGCCAGAGAAGCTTTATGAACCTACTTCTGGAGGCCATTGTCATGATTTTCTTGTCAACAGAAGACGGGATCTCTCAGGTAATATGAGCTGGGATTTTCTGTTGCTGAAGTTagctctttattttttatacattcttTTGATCATGCGAACAAATGACAGGAAGTCAATAATTTAAGAAGCACAACTGTTAAACTTGTTTCTCGCCTTGCTCAAATTCCTTCATCAGCCATTCATGTCAAGGATGTTTTACTATCAATGCCTCCTCTTCACCGCCAGCAACTTCAGGTACTTCTATGCTACTGATGGATGTGTAAGTGAACAGATTATTGGCATTTATTTTGCTCAATTAGCATATCCTCTTGCGATTTTCTACAATTACTAATTGACCATCTGAAAGACCCTGATGtagattatattttttgaaatgataaatttctttttctgtcCATTAAAATAATATCCTCCCACTAATTTCTAATTATAATCTACGTGCAGGGTGTAATACGAGCTTCTGTAACTCATGATAAAAATCCAACAGATATAAAAGTACCAGTTTTGGACATAAAAATGCCAAAGCCATCGGAAGGAACTGAAGAGAAACATACCATACCATCATCTGCTGCTGTGATGCAGACAGATGAAAATGAcaaggaagaagatgagtttaGTGAAGATGATTGGGATGCATTTCAGTCGTTTCCTGTCTCTAAAAGTGAGGATGAAGATGATTCAAAAACAGAGCATGTTGCTGAAGGCAAGGATCCTAGCACAGTTAAAATGTCATCAGAAATAGAAAGTTCTATTGGAGGTGTTGAgtttcaagatttttttatttccaaatcCATCAATAGTGAAA contains:
- the LOC102662918 gene encoding protein SWEETIE is translated as MTNLHYVNISVILSYSTYMDNSWTSLAISILSQMHKNPKSVVLALVLLGYKCIREASTEVIRIDFDSFNSTTDESFTQLCFVDEAEPDDSVFPLRDMFRTCLSVVAALTKDCIEGFHLQEVKSFNQRRLIHTKLAFSLEQIISISTLALESKYAKDCEARNSICVGAVRYCIQCFHTVLSDSNMQVQVIGLQFLKARIQRGVNTEDNSFIMFLVGELIADIFTLIQKMLKNTITRESVTIASECLSLLVLLQTLSKGDDCQRSFMNLLLEAIVMIFLSTEDGISQEVNNLRSTTVKLVSRLAQIPSSAIHVKDVLLSMPPLHRQQLQGVIRASVTHDKNPTDIKVPVLDIKMPKPSEGTEEKHTIPSSAAVMQTDENDKEEDEFSEDDWDAFQSFPVSKSEDEDDSKTEHVAEGKDPSTVKMSSEIESSIGGVEFQDFFISKSINSEKELKGDECLEAVKEKHDQTYPSTNKPHDNENQEMEGKLQTSVAREKGTSIPGSELVSCDQKPEVEAKMEENLQNSGLQGEGASIPGNERVSCDQKPEVEAEVEEKNAKLWAS